Genomic DNA from Mycobacteroides chelonae CCUG 47445:
ATCAGCCCGGCGTGCCCATGCTTCTGCCTGACTGGCTTGAGCGAGCTCAGATCAAGTTCATAAACCCGCTCATGGCCCCTATCGCACGCTTTCTGCCTTCATTCGCCACCGTTACGCACTTCGGCCGCACCTCGGGCGCCAAGTACGAGACCACCGTGAATGCATTCCGCAAAGGCAATGTCCTCTCTATCGGACTGATTCAC
This window encodes:
- a CDS encoding nitroreductase family deazaflavin-dependent oxidoreductase, yielding MLLPDWLERAQIKFINPLMAPIARFLPSFATVTHFGRTSGAKYETTVNAFRKGNVLSIGLIHGKTNWTKNVIAAGGADITLFRGKQIHVINPRIVEQGQGDPGLTRATRQVNKRAGVFVADIAH